The Planktothrix sp. FACHB-1365 genome has a segment encoding these proteins:
- the crtO gene encoding beta-carotene ketolase CrtO has translation MSTYDVIIIGAGHNGLVCAAYLLKAGYSVLLLEKRPVPGGAATTEEVIPEEAPGFKFNLCAIDHEFIHLGPVVEELELTKYGLEYLYCDPVVFCPHPDGRYFLAHRSVEKTCAEIARYSERDARKYKEFVEYWQRLMNAVSPLFNAPPTSILDIAKNFDREAFIDLLAVLGGKDKILDFVRTMLISPEDLVNEWFDTEIVKAPLARLASEIGAPPSQKGISVGASMLAMRHHPGMSRPRGGTGALTQALVNLVKHLGGVILTDTPVQKLLIDNGRTVGVRVSNQQEYRAQRGVISNIDARRLFLQCLDAADVDAADPNLRERLDRKMINNNETILKIDCALSEPLRFDAYNHQDSYLIGSVLIADSVNHVEKAHNLCTVGEIPDHDPSVYLVVPTILDPSMAPEGKHTLWIEFFAPYQIAGAEGTGLNGTGWTDELKYKVADRVLDKIAEYSPNLKHSILARRVESPAELGERLGSYKGNCYHIDMTLDQMIFFRPLPELANYTTPIQGLFLTGAGTHPGGSISGMPGRNCARVFLQAQKPLNQVLKQTQNSFKSIWQSLGQG, from the coding sequence ATGTCTACTTATGATGTGATCATCATTGGTGCAGGTCATAACGGGTTGGTTTGTGCCGCTTATCTTCTCAAAGCTGGGTATAGCGTTTTATTGTTAGAAAAACGTCCCGTTCCAGGGGGGGCTGCTACGACAGAAGAAGTCATTCCCGAAGAGGCACCGGGATTTAAGTTTAACCTCTGTGCTATTGATCATGAATTTATCCATCTTGGCCCCGTTGTAGAAGAATTAGAATTAACAAAATATGGCTTAGAGTATTTATATTGTGACCCCGTTGTGTTTTGTCCTCATCCCGATGGACGGTATTTTTTAGCTCATCGTTCTGTTGAAAAAACCTGTGCAGAAATTGCTCGATATAGTGAACGAGATGCCCGCAAATATAAAGAATTTGTTGAATATTGGCAACGCTTAATGAATGCCGTTAGCCCTTTATTTAATGCGCCTCCGACTTCAATTCTTGATATTGCCAAAAACTTTGACCGAGAAGCATTTATTGATTTATTAGCGGTCTTGGGAGGAAAAGATAAAATCTTAGATTTTGTCAGAACCATGTTAATTAGTCCAGAGGATTTAGTGAATGAATGGTTTGATACCGAAATTGTTAAAGCTCCTTTAGCAAGATTAGCATCAGAAATTGGCGCTCCTCCCTCTCAAAAAGGCATTTCTGTCGGCGCAAGTATGTTAGCAATGCGTCATCATCCGGGAATGTCTCGACCTCGCGGGGGTACAGGTGCATTAACTCAAGCCTTAGTGAATTTAGTTAAACATTTAGGGGGGGTTATTTTAACAGATACTCCTGTTCAAAAATTATTAATTGATAACGGTCGCACTGTTGGGGTTAGAGTTTCAAACCAGCAAGAATATCGTGCCCAACGGGGAGTGATTTCTAATATTGATGCGCGACGGTTATTTTTACAGTGTTTAGATGCGGCAGATGTGGATGCGGCTGATCCCAATTTACGAGAACGGTTAGACCGTAAAATGATTAATAATAATGAAACGATTCTCAAAATTGATTGTGCATTATCTGAACCTTTACGATTTGATGCCTATAATCATCAAGATAGTTATTTAATCGGATCAGTTTTAATTGCAGATTCTGTTAATCATGTTGAAAAAGCCCATAATTTATGTACCGTTGGGGAAATTCCTGATCATGATCCTTCTGTTTATTTAGTAGTTCCAACAATCTTAGATCCCTCTATGGCTCCTGAAGGAAAACATACCTTATGGATTGAATTTTTTGCCCCCTATCAAATAGCAGGAGCCGAAGGAACGGGGTTAAATGGAACCGGATGGACGGATGAGTTAAAATATAAAGTCGCTGATCGAGTGCTGGATAAAATTGCTGAATATTCTCCTAATCTCAAGCATTCAATTTTAGCGCGTCGGGTAGAAAGTCCGGCGGAATTGGGAGAACGGTTAGGGTCTTATAAAGGCAATTGTTATCATATTGATATGACCTTAGATCAAATGATTTTTTTCCGTCCCCTCCCTGAATTAGCCAATTATACCACCCCCATTCAAGGTTTATTTTTAACGGGTGCAGGCACTCATCCAGGAGGATCAATTTCAGGAATGCCGGGTCGCAATTGCGCTCGTGTATTTCTTCAGGCTCAAAAACCCCTGAATCAAGTTTTAAAACAGACTCAAAATTCCTTCAAGTCGATTTGGCAGTCCCTAGGACAAGGTTAA
- a CDS encoding pentapeptide repeat-containing protein, which yields MKPTKHSPTSILMSSRELLDRYATGKRGFIGVNLQGADLRGAVLKSILLWQSNLKSANLSGADLSNSHLFANLIETNLSGADLSSAKLIYADLRKADLTCAKLFKTNLKGADLRGADLRGAKLIYTDLEDANLIGANLRGVILFAVNLNQANLAETDLSQTTFIKTETTSAILSDPEAN from the coding sequence ATGAAGCCAACAAAACATAGTCCGACCTCTATTTTAATGAGCTCTCGTGAATTATTAGATCGTTATGCAACAGGAAAACGGGGTTTTATTGGGGTGAATTTGCAGGGTGCTGATTTAAGAGGAGCCGTATTAAAAAGTATTTTGCTTTGGCAAAGTAATTTAAAATCGGCGAATTTAAGTGGCGCTGATTTAAGCAATTCTCATTTATTTGCTAACTTAATTGAAACCAATTTAAGTGGTGCTGATTTGTCGAGTGCTAAATTAATTTATGCCGACCTCAGAAAGGCAGATTTAACCTGTGCTAAATTATTTAAAACCAATTTGAAAGGCGCCGATTTAAGAGGGGCTGATTTAAGAGGAGCTAAATTAATTTATACAGATCTCGAAGATGCTAATTTAATAGGAGCTAATTTAAGGGGGGTAATTTTATTTGCGGTTAATTTGAATCAAGCTAATTTAGCGGAAACTGATTTAAGTCAAACTACATTTATTAAAACGGAGACTACATCTGCTATTTTATCAGATCCAGAAGCCAACTGA
- a CDS encoding polysaccharide biosynthesis tyrosine autokinase: protein MKTRKLSRLSAAHPQNKPLYSVERIPSGSPLYYDADLYPLEYNQGEKSNFLQVLWKRAIVVLGVTTAVTAGVYLWTINQTPEYKGSFQILVESPPQSSQLEGKADLDYYSQIEILQSPKLMSGILKAIQTRYPEVTYDSLFNKTTGQTFWKRDILSIKPLKETRIVEVSYQDAEPQKVQFVLEKLAEGYLKYSIPEDKKAQEREQQFKLIQQQITPLEKKIPQLQQEIQKLQQQYNFIDPQLQTQYLAQQNSQIQSQKLETQAQLQQQESQYQTLQQQLGLKPEEALLASALSQSPQYQSLLQELLQLETKIAIESARFKGNAPQIQVLLDQRSQLLPLLEQEAKRILGKNSDQVDPNIIRFQDSIRMDLIQQLVMTANNIEMLKVRNEVLEKAAQEFNQYSQVFPVVFSRYNSLQQQLKTTNTQLTELTNKRQAMQLEVVPKTQPEPWEMIAPPRIPSQTNGELMAVSPHVPFNLALGGLVGLFLGAITAQILERFNNVYRTTHEVTDSIGLPLLGVIPASNEALMLPGSIAPNIDISNISYPACSPFQEAFRALNTNLRLLNPEGTVRSCVITSATPSDGKSTIAMNLAQGAAAMGQRVLLVDADLRCPRIHTMLELLNQQGLTNIITEKLEFKTVIKQAPNEDNLYVLTAGDFYSDPTRLLSSKQMQELMKQLQESFDLIIYDTAPILGLADANLLAPHTDGLMMVVGLGKTDREAFSLALREINTAGVPVLGMVANGDKQETHYYRDY from the coding sequence ATGAAAACTAGGAAATTATCTCGGTTATCTGCTGCTCATCCTCAAAATAAACCGCTCTATTCTGTAGAAAGAATTCCTTCTGGCAGTCCTTTATATTATGATGCGGATTTATATCCTCTCGAATATAATCAAGGAGAAAAATCTAATTTTTTGCAGGTTTTATGGAAACGAGCCATTGTTGTTTTAGGAGTGACAACAGCCGTTACTGCGGGCGTTTATCTGTGGACAATTAATCAAACGCCTGAATATAAAGGGTCGTTTCAAATTTTAGTTGAATCTCCGCCTCAATCTTCTCAGTTAGAGGGGAAGGCAGATTTAGATTATTATTCCCAAATCGAAATTTTACAAAGTCCTAAATTAATGTCAGGAATTCTGAAAGCGATTCAAACCCGCTATCCTGAAGTAACTTATGATTCTCTGTTTAATAAAACAACTGGACAAACCTTTTGGAAACGGGATATTCTCTCGATTAAACCGTTAAAAGAAACTCGAATTGTAGAGGTAAGTTATCAAGATGCTGAACCTCAGAAAGTGCAATTTGTTTTAGAAAAACTTGCTGAGGGTTATTTAAAATATAGTATTCCTGAAGATAAAAAGGCTCAAGAGCGGGAACAACAATTCAAGTTAATTCAACAGCAAATTACCCCATTAGAGAAAAAAATCCCGCAACTTCAGCAAGAAATTCAAAAACTACAACAACAATATAACTTTATTGACCCCCAACTTCAAACTCAATATTTAGCTCAACAAAATAGTCAAATACAATCCCAAAAGTTAGAAACTCAAGCTCAACTTCAGCAGCAAGAATCTCAATATCAAACTTTACAACAACAATTAGGATTAAAACCCGAAGAAGCATTACTCGCATCCGCCTTAAGTCAATCTCCCCAATATCAAAGCTTATTACAAGAGTTATTACAATTAGAGACAAAAATTGCGATTGAATCTGCCCGTTTTAAAGGAAATGCTCCTCAAATTCAAGTATTATTAGATCAGCGATCGCAATTATTACCCTTATTAGAACAGGAAGCGAAACGGATTTTAGGAAAAAATTCTGATCAGGTTGATCCTAATATTATCCGGTTTCAAGATTCTATTAGAATGGATCTCATTCAGCAGTTAGTGATGACGGCGAATAATATTGAGATGTTGAAGGTTAGAAATGAAGTTTTAGAAAAAGCGGCTCAAGAATTTAACCAATATTCTCAAGTATTTCCAGTGGTTTTTAGTCGTTATAACAGTTTACAACAACAGTTGAAAACCACGAATACTCAACTAACAGAACTCACCAATAAACGCCAAGCGATGCAATTAGAAGTCGTTCCTAAAACGCAACCCGAACCTTGGGAAATGATTGCACCCCCTCGCATTCCTAGCCAAACCAATGGGGAATTAATGGCCGTTTCTCCCCATGTTCCTTTTAATTTAGCATTAGGAGGATTAGTGGGATTATTCTTAGGAGCAATTACGGCTCAAATTCTGGAACGATTCAATAATGTCTATCGCACGACCCATGAAGTTACTGATAGTATTGGTTTACCTTTATTAGGGGTAATTCCTGCTAGTAATGAAGCATTAATGCTTCCGGGTTCTATTGCTCCCAATATCGATATTTCTAATATCAGCTATCCCGCTTGTAGCCCATTCCAAGAGGCATTCCGAGCTTTAAATACAAATTTACGCCTACTTAATCCTGAAGGGACTGTGCGTTCCTGTGTGATTACATCTGCAACTCCATCTGATGGAAAATCCACCATTGCCATGAATTTAGCACAAGGAGCAGCAGCAATGGGTCAACGGGTTTTGTTAGTTGATGCTGATTTACGTTGTCCTCGGATTCATACCATGTTAGAGCTTTTAAATCAACAAGGTTTAACTAATATTATTACAGAAAAACTAGAGTTTAAAACCGTGATTAAACAAGCTCCTAACGAGGATAATTTATATGTCTTAACCGCCGGAGACTTTTATTCTGATCCGACTCGGTTATTATCCTCAAAACAAATGCAAGAGTTAATGAAGCAATTGCAGGAATCTTTTGATTTAATTATTTACGATACCGCCCCAATTTTAGGGTTAGCTGATGCTAATTTATTAGCGCCTCATACCGATGGGTTAATGATGGTTGTAGGTTTAGGAAAAACTGACCGAGAAGCCTTTAGTTTAGCGTTGAGGGAAATTAATACCGCCGGGGTTCCTGTATTAGGAATGGTGGCGAATGGAGATAAACAAGAAACCCATTATTATCGAGATTACTAA